From the genome of Candidozyma auris chromosome 2, complete sequence, one region includes:
- a CDS encoding ubiquitin domain-containing protein DSK2 — protein sequence MSEQITINVKSSGDKKFEVKVDTSSSIADLKTIISGEADVPPERQRLVYSGKVLKDEETVASYKIKDGHAIHMIKSAAPKKPETSTSETATSQGASSSSSVPSNIAAGQGSFNPLADLTGARYAGYTQLPSASMFGPDGGMGSLPDPDQMSEMMSSPMFQEQMNALLSNPQMLDFMINQNPQLRAMGPQVRTMLQSPMFREMISNPETMRSMMNLRNLQGGAGLGGDAGASAFPAPGANPTVGDDNQNAASNDTSSAGGAASGANAGGAANPFASLFPNGVPPIDPLSFLGGAGGAGGAGAAAPRDDRPPEERYETQLRQLNHMGFFDFDQNVAALRRSGGSVQGAIEYLLSGGN from the coding sequence ATGTCTGAGCAAATCACCATTAACGTGAAATCCAGTGGCGATAAGAAGTTTGAGGTCAAGGTCGACACTTCGTCACTGATTGCCGATTTGAAGACGATCATCTCTGGCGAGGCCGATGTGCCCCCGGAGCGCCAGAGATTGGTGTATAGTGGGAAAGTGCTTAAGGACGAGGAAACAGTGGCGTCATACAAGATCAAAGATGGCCATGCCATACACATGATCAAGCTGGCCgctccaaagaagccagaaacttcaacaagtgaAACCGCCACCAGTCAAGGTGCCTCCAGCTCTTCTAGTGTCCCCTCCAACATTGCCGCCGGTCAGGGATCCTTCAACCCGTTGGCAGACTTGACGGGCGCTCGTTACGCTGGGTACACGCAGCTTCCACTGGCATCGATGTTCGGCCCCGACGGAGGTATGGGGCTGTTGCCAGACCCCGACCAGATGTCCGAGATGATGAGCAGCCCGATGTTCCAAGAGCAGATGAATGCGTTGTTGCTGAATCCTCAGATGTTGGACTTCATGATCAACCAAAACCCGCAGTTGCGGGCCATGGGACCCCAGGTGCGCACCATGTTACAGTCGCCCATGTTTAGAGAAATGATCTCCAATCCAGAGACCATGCGCAGCATGATGAACCTAAGAAACTTGCAAGGTGGTGCTGGCTTGGGCGGTGATGCTGGTGCCAGTGCATTCCCGGCTCCAGGTGCCAACCCTACTGTTGGTGACGACAACCAAAATGCTGCTTCTAATGATACATCTTCTGCTGGAGGTGCTGCCAGCGGAGCCAATGCTGGAGGTGCTGCCAACCCATTTGCATCTCTTTTCCCCAACGGCGTGCCACCAATTGATCCACTCAGCTTCTTGGGCGGCGCCGGAGGAGCCGGAGGAGCTGGAGCTGCAGCCCCGCGTGACGATAGACCCCCTGAGGAGCGTTACGAGACGCAATTGAGGCAGCTCAACCATATGGGGttctttgactttgacCAGAATGTTGCTGCTCTAAGAAGAAGCGGTGGAAGCGTGCAGGGTGCTATCGAATACTTGTTGTCTGGTGGCAATTAA